CATGCTTGATCATCATTACGCGTTCACCTGCAGTAAATGGATTCTTAGGCTCGTGGCTTTTCTGCGCACTGCCTATACCAATTACTACTTCATCTGCATCCCGGGCAATATCCTTTATTATAGAGTAGTGTCCGAGATGAAATGGTTGAAAGCGTCCAATATAGAACGCTCTTCTCATGTGCATATTAGATAAACCATCAGTGAATGCCACATTCATCAAATGAGAATTTCTCACAGACTTCAAGGTAGTGGCCTGAGTTGTTATCGTGTTTCATCTTGGCAAGCTTTGCTATAAGATCCATTCCTGGTTTTGGATCTTCCATGATCTCGACCTTATCCTTGACAAGCTCAAAGATCTTCTTACCGACATCAGTCCTTATAAGCACACAGTTCCAGCCATCTGGTGTTCCGACAGATCCCAGTGATATGTCAGCAGATACTGATGTATAGTCACAACAGTTGTGGCATGGATTCCTTGCATAGTGAGCAACCTCAGCGATCTTTACACTGTGTTCTTCACCATCCTTTGTGTAGTTCCAGAACTTACCCTTACCGAAGTCCATCTTTACGACATCATTAAGGTCAAGTCCCATTACTTCAGGAACGATCTTCTCTGTCATTACATCATGGTAGAAACTTTCCATGCACAGAAGACCAAGGATCACAACGATCTTGTCATTGTTGTTCTCAAAGAGAAGACGTGCGCCATGTGCCTGGCAGGGAACGCCAATAACACCGATCTTATCATATTTCTCAAAAGGTTCTCTGAGTGCTGAAAGCACAGAATCATAAGTATACTTGGTACCTGTTGTTCTGTCAACATCTTCCGGCTTGGTCATAACAATAAGTTCAGTACCCCATTCACCATCTCTGGCGATACCAACGATACAATCTACCGTTCCGGTTTCAAGCAAAGCTTTTGCAAGAATAGAGGTTACACCACCATCCTGACCTTTTATGGTACTCTTTGCTCCAAAGAACTCTTTTACATTTGCAAATTCGTCTTCTACATATCCGTCAATTACAGGACAGAGTCTTGCGCATGTGAGACAACCCTCACATACATTAGGTGCTGCTCCTTTGACGTATAAATCTAAATTATCAGGGTCACGGACTTCTGCATGCTTGTTCATGACAATAGCACCTGCAGGACATGCTGAAACGCATGCCCCACAAGAAGTGCAGACGTCGTGCTCAATGACCTCTAATATTTTTGGATGGGCCATTAACTGCCTCCGACGTTCTTTTCTTGTTTATCCAATGATTTCTTTACCGATGAGCTTGATAGCCTTCTCTTTGTCAGGTCCGATTGGGGAACCTGCAACGATCTGGGTTACACCGATGTCAAGCAGGTCGTTGATCCTTGCCTTACAGTCTTCTGGTGTTCCGCAGATAGAGAATGCGTCCATCATCTCATTTGTGACCATACCGCCCATGAGTGCACCGAAGTCACCCTTTGCGATTGCTCCACCGATGTCACCCTTTGCTGCTGGGTCGATTCCGTGGCGCTCAAGTACCATGTCAGGAGAACCTGCAACAATGAATGCAACTACGATCTGAGCTGCCTTTGCTGCCTTTGCTGCATCCTTGTCGATTGAGAAGCATGCGTATGCTGCTACGTCAACTTCCTTTGGATCGCGGCCTGCCTTCTTTGCACCTGATGCGATCTGCTGTACAGCTACTTCAAAGTCCTTTGGGTGTGATGCGTTGATGAGTACACCATCTGAGATCTCTCCTGCGAGCTCGAGCATCTTTGGACCCTGTGCACCCATGTAGATAGGTACGTTTCCAGCCTTGAATGCCATCTTGGCACCGCCGAACTTAACAGCTTCGCCATCCATGGTTACTTTCTGTCCAGCGATGAAGCCACGGATTGCCTGGATGCTTTCCTTTGTGGTTGTGAGTGGCTTGTCCCATGAGATACCCATTGCATCGAAGGTTGCCTTGTCTCCAGGACCGAGACCGAGAATTGCACGGCCGCCTGAGATCTCGTTAAGTGAAGCGATGCTTGATGCAGTAATAGCTGCATTTCTTGTGTATGGGTTTGTTACACCTGTTCCGAGCTTGATACTGTTTGTGTTCATTGCAAGCACGGTTAAGGTAGAATAGACATCACGGTTGTTGTAGTGGTCTGTGATCCATACGTTGTCAAAGCCCTGCTGTTCAGCAAGTTTTGCATAGTGAGCTATTTTTAAAACCGGGTCGCTTGGTACAAATTCAATTCCAAATGTCATTTGAATCCTCCTGTAAAGTGTGTTCCTATTCAGGTATCTATACATATTTAAAACTTTGTTGGTTTGATTTTACCAGATAGTATAGACAAATACCCAAATGAGTAGAAGCAATATTCAATTCCGGGTAAAAATAATTTTTCATAAATACTAATAGCTCACAGTACTGCAGAATATAAAAACTTCACATAAAAAGGAACAGTATTTACCGTTACAGATATATCCGGTAACGTTAGAAGAAATATTATTCATATCTGCGGGGGAATATCGGTACGTACATCTGTATATACCAATACCATGCAATTTCATTCGCATCTGCAGAAATGATGGACAGAAACATTTGCGAACAAACAACATACTGACAGAGTGATCGTCATGAAATGCTTTGAATGTGCAAAAAATGGAAAAGATAGCGACACAGTTGCTGTCTGCATAATCTGCGGGAGAGGAGTTTGCAAGGACCACCTTGTAAGAGAAGAAACACCTGTATGGGAGGGTGAATACAGCATTAAGCTGAAATGCGGAATGGGAATTTCCTGTGACTACAAGGATGTACAGCACTGGAAGAAAGTGCTCTGTATGTCATGCCATGAAGCCCTGAAGGAGAACTACTAGGTGATACCATGATGAAATGTTACGACTGCATGGAAGATGGAAAAGATACAGAAGCAACATGCATCTGCATTGCCTGCGGAAAAGGCCTCTGTAGCGATCACTGCAAGGAACTTGAGCTTCCGGTATCCGTTGGACAGCCACCTCATGTAGAAAGGCTTCCAAAAGGACTGCCAAGGATCCTTTGCAAATACTGTTTTGACCAGACAATTGAAGATGGATTTGATTGATCAGGATGAAATTCTTCCCGGATCATATTTTATTAGATCAATAAAAGGTTAATAAGAAGGAGAAGAGAAAATGTGCGGAGAAAGAGGTAAAGGATGCGGACACAGAGAAATGATCGATGATATGTCCGAAAAGCTGGGATTCACACCACAGATATTAGAGACACTTGGTGAACTTGAACCTGAATTTTTACACAAATATGGCATGTGTAACAACAAGATCTTAAAAGACGGCGCGCTTTCAGCAAAGACAAAGATACTTATAGCGCTTGCAGTAGTAGCATCAAAACAGTGCGAAACCTGTGTAATGTCACAGATGAAGAGCGCACTGAAGAATGGTGCAACAAAGGAAGAGATAATGGAAGTAATGGATGTTATTTTCATCACATCCGGTGCTCCTGCCGTTGCAGCATGCAGAGATGCATTAAAGCATCTTAAGTAATTAATATTAAAAGGGATCTGATCCCTTTTACATGATTTTTGCTCATTAACCCTTATGAAAAAAGGTACAGAGCACAATAATTAATAATCGATCATCCGGAGAAGAGGAATGAGGGGGACCGTTGTAAAAGCAGGTATTATTCTGGTAGCATTGCTTGTACTGATTTGTACTGGAAGCATTGTAACCGCAACACCTGCAACGCAGGCTGGAGAATACAATTCTGATGACTTTGCCTATGAGAGCAAATGCAGGCAGTGCCATGCAATAATTTACGCTGACTGGGAAGGGACAATGCATTTTAATGCGTACCTTGACCCATTCTATCTTGAAGAAGTAAAGATCGCAAGTGAAGACACAGATGGCGCACTTGATGAGTTCTGCTCACGTTGCCACACACCCATAGGAGTTGTCAGCGGAGAAATACCTCCAATTGACGGTTCTGAAATGTCCGATATTGCCAAACTCGGAGTACAGTGCGATTTCTGTCACGTTGTATCCGGAAGTTATGGTACCGGAAATGCTCCGTTTACAGTAACACCGGGTGATACCAAGTGGGGACCATTTGACGATGCCAGAGGAAACTATCACGAATCCGAGTACCTTGAACTTTTCACACAGTCCGAATACTGCGGAATGTGCCATCAGGTGATAAATCCGGTAAACGGGCTTGTTATTGACGATACTTATTCCACCTGGAAAGACAGCCAGTATGCTGAAGAAGACGTGGTATGCCAGGACTGTCACATGACAGAAGGCATAACCAGATTCGAGGCAAACCCCGGACGTGCAGCATCCAGTTCTCCGAAAAGAGATCATATTTCATCACATGACATTGTGGGTGCCAACACCTTGATACCACCGATGTTTGGTGCTGAAGAAGTATCTGAACTGGCGGTTGAAAGACTGCAAAAGGCTGCCACAATGGAATTATCATCACCTGAAACTGCATCTTCAGGAGATGAGGTTCTTATTGATGTATCCATAACAAACTCAGGTGCCGGACACAAGATCCCAACAGGAGTTTCTGAGATCAGGGAGATGTGGGTAGAAGTCACGGTCACCGATGCAAGCGGAGACACCATATACAACGCAGGAAGCCTTGATGCTGATGGAAACATTATTGATGCAAAGATGTTGTACAACAACGTCCTTGCAGATAGTGAAGGTGAAGAAACAAAGAGTTTCTGGCTTGCAGAAAGCGTTCTTGAGGATAATAGAATAGGTCCGAAGGAAACTGTAACGGAGCAGCACTCATTTGTTATACCTGAAAATGCAGCATACCCACTTACTGTATCCAGTACCCTGAAATACAGATCAGCTCCACAGAACATAATAGATAAGCTCCTTGGAGAAGAAATTGAAGTTCCGGTTGTGGATATGAACGTGATCTCAGCGATAATTTACGACCCATCCACACCTGCAGACGAAAGAACACAACCAGAATCAGACAGCAAAAGCACCCCTGGATTTGGTGCATTTACTGCTGCACTGCTTCTTGGAATTACGATGTACATCTTAAAAAGAAAATAATGGAGGAAATAAAATATGCCACCAGAAGTAGATTTAGCTAAATGTGAAGGAATAGGAGCCTGTGCTCAGGCATGTCCAACAGACGTTATTGAAGTACAGGATGATGCGAATGGCAATCCAAAATCTGTCATTGCACGCCCGGACGACTGTGTAGAATGCGGCAACTGTGTTGATGCCTGCCCACAGGAAGCAATAACACTGGAATAAATAAACATAAAAATAAATACGGAGTGCCACCATGTCAGAAGACAGAAGCATTCGCCTGCTGGGCATCTCAGGAAGCCCCAGGAAGAAATCCACAGATTATATTGTAAACGAAGCTCTCAGATTCGCACAGGAAAAGTATGGTGCTGAAATAGAATACTTCTCTGCCAGCGGCAAGGAGATGAAATTCTGCATCCACTGTGATTACTGTGTCCGCAAGAAAGAAGGCTGTATTCACAAAGATGACCTAGTGGAACTCTATGATAAAATGCTCTGGGCAGACGCATGGATAATCGGCACTCCCGTATACCAGGGTACACTAAGTGCCCAAACCAAAACCATCATGGACAGGTGCCGTGCAGTCGTTGCGCGCAATCCAAAGTCCTTTATGAATAAGGTTGGAGCTGCCGCTGCTGTTGGCGGAGACAGGATGGGCGGACAGGAACCAGCCATACAGAATATTCTCAATTTTTACATCATCAGTGAAATGATACCCGTTGCAGGAGGATCATTCGGATCAAACCTTGGCGGTACTTTCTGGTCACAGGACAGAGGTGCCGAAGGTGCTGCTGAAGATTCGGAAGGAATCAGAAGTCTGCACAGGACCATGAACAAACTCATGAAAACGGCTATAGCAACAAAAGACCTGCGTAAGGAGGAATAATTCTGGAATTTGAAGAGCCTGTTACAGAGATTATTAAACGGACATACAATGTAAAGAGTTTCAGGTTCAAGAGACCGGATGATTTCGATTATAAAGCCGGACAGTACGTGATAATCACGTTGAAGGACGGAGAGAAGAAAATGGGAAAACCATTCACCCTCTCAAGCAGCCCTAGCGAAAAAGATCATATAGAATTCACTAAAAAGCTCACCGGACATGAATTCTCAAACATGCTCGATGCCATGTCACCTAGAGACAAAGCAACTATAAAAGGTCCATTCGGCAAACTCACATTTGAAGGTGAGCGTGATAAAATTGCGCTCCTTAGCGGCGGAATCGGCATCACACCGATGATCAGTATCTGCAAATACTGCACCGATATGAAACTCGACACAGACATTATGCTGGTGTGCAGTGACAAGACCGAAGAGGACATGATATTTACAGAAGAACTTGAGGAAATGACAAAACAGAATCCAAACCTCAAGGTATTCAATACTCTCACACGAGCCTCCGAAAGCTGGACAGGGTGCAGGGAGCGCATCTGTGAGAATCTCATACTCCGGGAAGTACCGGATTATTATGAAAGAACATTCTACGTATGCGGACCACCACCAATGGTTGACTCAATGGTGGAACTGCTTCAGGCGATGAAAATACCTGACAGTGATATCAACAAGGAATCACTTATAGGATACTAAAGTAAAGAAGGCACAGATCATGAAAAGGATAGCATGGGGAATCACAGGTTCAGGCGACCTGATCAAAGAGACATACGAAACAATGGTGGATATCAAGAACAAAAGCGACCTGGAAATAATGGTTTTCCTTTCAAAAGAAGGAGAGACCGTTATGAAATGGTATCATATGTGGAATGATATCCAGAGAGATTTCCCTAATTTTAAGACAGAAGGCGGACCAAACTCACCATTTATTGCAGGACCACTTCAGGTCGGATACTATGATGCACTAATCATTGCTCCGATGACTTCCAACAGTGTTGCAAAGATCGTGTGCGGAATAGGAGACACTCTTGTCACAAATGTTGTTTCACAGACAGCAAAGGGCAGCACACCAATATACATTCTGCCGGTTGACAGAGAAATGGGTACTGTGAAAACCGTATCTCCCGAAGGACGTGTAATGGAACTGAAGATGCGTGAAGTAGACGTTTCCAATACGAAGAAACTCGCCCATATGGAAAATATAACTGTCATCAACAGCCCTGATGAAATTTATGACATCCTTGGCGTGAGCAAGGACTAATAGAAAGTATAACCTTCACGAAGATATATGTCGGGAAGCTTCCCGATAATATCATTCATTTTTAAGATTGAGCGATATGTGGCATACGCTGCCACAAAACTATCAAGAGCATCACCGTCTTTGTTTTTGACAATTTTCTCTTTTATAGCATCAGAGACGGTTATGCCGTTCTCGATTAATTTGTTCAGGATATATTCCCTTTTTTTCTCTTCCTTTTCTGTCCGTCCTTTGTAACCGATATAAAGGTCTTCACTTTTCAGAGTTGAAGCCGGACAGATCTCTATGAGCCATGGTTTTTCCGAATCCGGATTTTGCATGGGAACAGCGCATGCTTTTCCTTTAGTTACAAGAGGGCGCAGAACATCACGAATACCAAAGAACGTCTGCTTGTAAACCCAGAGATTGTAAATGCTGAATGGCGCTTTCACCTCAATATCCGTGAGGCGTTTCAGTTCTGTCTTGCCGCCCAGTTGCTGCATCTTTTCACGGAAATCATCCGCAGAATCATATTCATCTGGAAACTCAGAAACAAAAGAACACCAGTCTTTCCCGGACATCAATTTATCAGGAAGGCTGAAAGGAAAATCCATTCCAAAAACTGCATTGTTGTTGGATAATATCAGATCACGTAAAGCAGAAAGGCAGGCTTCGCGCTGTTTGCTCTTACCAGGAACAATTTCAAAAATCGGATAGCATTTCTGGATCTGAAGTTTGTTGCCACTGACAACGCCTTCACTTATCCAGATCTTGCGGCCTGCATCTTTTGCGCCACTGAAATCAACACCAAATATGCGGCGTTTTTTTCCAGCGGCAGCAAAGTCCATAGATCTTACCCTTATTATAGATCAGTATAATCAGTTGTCGCGCTCACCTTTGATGAAAGCATCAGTCATAGCATGAGCTTCATCATCTGTGAACTGCTTTGGCGGGTGCTTCATGAAATATGATGATGGCGAGTAAAGAATTCCACCGATTCCCCTGTCAAGAGCAAGTTTACAGCACCTGACCGCATCAATGACAACTCCGGCAGAGTTTGGTGAATCTTCAACTGAGAGACGAAGCTCGATATTCATCGGAACGTCACCGAATAGCTTGCCTTCCATCCTCAGGAAACATACTTTGTTATCGTTCTGCCATGGAACATAGTCACTTGGACCAACATGGATATTGTCGTCATCCATTCTCTGACCAACAACTGACTGGACAGCTTCGGTTTTGGATTCTTTCTTGGACGCAAGTCTGTTCCTGTTGAGCATATTCAGGAAATCAGTGTTTCCACCGGTATTAAGCTGGTAAGTTCTTTCCAGTTTCACGCCACGTTTGCGGAAAAGGTCTGCAAGGGTTCTGTGGGTGATCGTTGCACCGAGTTGTGCCTTAATGTCATCACCGATAATAGGGATGCCCTTTTCCTCGAACTTTGCAGCCCACTCAGGATTACTTACTATGAAAACCGGCATGTTATTGATGAATGCAACTCCTGCCTCAAGAGCGCATTCCGCATAGAAGCGGGTTGCTTTCTCAGAACCTACAGGCATGTAGTTAAGTAAGATCTCTGCGCCGCAGTCCTGTAACTCTTTTACTACCTGCTCTTTTGTTAATTCCACAGCATCAGAAGGAATAAAACGCCTGTTATCGCTGTAATCGACCATGTGTTCTGACACACCGTCAAGAATACAGCCCATTTTTACAATTGCACCGGTAGGTGGAACGTCCGGACAGAAAACCGCAGTACAGTTAGGTGGTGCAAAAATTGCTTCTGAGACATCCTTGCCAACTTTCCTCTGATCAATATCAAAAGCAGCTACCACTTCCATATCAAATGGTCTGTAGCCACCGATATCCCAGTGCATTAAGCCTATTGCATCTTCCTCACTCTTATTTTTGTAATATTCAATGCCCTGAATAAGGGAACTTGCACAATTACCAATACCGGCAATTGCGATCTTTATTTTGTCCATTCATCTACCTCTATGAAAGTGATTTTGTTCAAAATGAATAACAGATGAAATATAACCACATTAATGTATTGACACAAATAAAAAGTTTTCTAAATATGAAATGGTCGCCCATATCATATAAAAGCTAGCAAAACTGGCCATTTCGACAACCAAGCTCGAAAGATATATTAAGCCAGAATTAAATAATAATTGATACAGTGGGTTTTATTTTTGATTATATAGAGAACGGCAAATTTGTATTTTGACAATAGAAGTTCTTAAAGGAGATTCTAAAATGAAAGATATACTACATGAGATTGCAGAGGAGCTTGACCATCTGAAGTCACTTGACGAGGCAATTGCTCTTGCAATAGAACTTGAAGAAGAGGGAATGGCATATTACAGTGAAAAAGCATCCGTTATGAAGAACGCAACTGCAAGCAAATTATACATATTCCTTGCAGATGAGGAAAAGAAGCATGCCGGATATCTCCAGCAGTACAGGGAAAGCAAGAATATCCCAAAAGTGGAGTTCACATATCCTAAATTTGAAGCATCTTTCAGCGAAGAGTTCTCCGATGAAAAACTTGAAGAAATTGGAATACTGCTCGCCGCTCTTAGATTTGAGCACAAGAGCGAATATTTCTACATGGAACTTGCCAAGAGAGCAGAAAGCGAAGAACAAAAAGTATTCTTTGAGCAGGTTGCAGCGGCCGAGAGAGGACACTACATGATAATTGATGAGCTGCTCGATGATGCAACACAGTTCAGAATGCAGACATAAAAAAGGAGATGCGGGATAATGGACGATTACAAGCCTCTTGAAATTGCAAAAGGAATCTACTGGGTAGGCGTGGTTGACTGGAACCTGCGCGACTTCCATGGATATGAAACACCAAAGGGAGGAAGCTACAATTCATACCTTGTGGTCGATGAGAAGATAGCACTCATTGATACGGTAAAAGCTCCGTTTGCCGGGGAAATGATCAAGCGCATCAGTCAGATAATCGATCCTTCCAAGATAGATTACATCATATCCAACCACGTTGAGATGGACCACTCAAGTTCCATTTCCGCTGTTCTGGAAATTGCACCAAATGCAAAGGTTTTTGCATCTTCAAAAGGGCAGACGGGTCTTTCGGAGTATTACAAAGAAGAAGGTTTTGATAACTGGGACCTGAACGTTGTGAAAACTGGTGATGAGTTAAGCCTTGGTAAAAGGACATTGATGTTCATTGAGGCAACAATGCTTCACTGGCCTGACAGCATGCAGACCTATGTGAAAGAAGATAAGATCCTTTTCTCAAACGACGCATTCGGACAGCACATTGCAACATCAAAACGCTTTGATGATGAAGTGGATGATGTAATGGATGATGCGGGCATCTATTATGCTAATATTCTGCTTCCTTTTGGAGGACAGGTTCTGAAATACATCGACCGTCTAAATGAACTTGGAGTAGAACCGGAAATGATAGCTCCTGCACACGGAGTCATCTGGCGCAAGGGAGTTAAGGAAGTATGCGACCAGTACGGAAAGTGGGCACGCGGAGAGACTGTTCCAAAAGTGCTTGTTATCTATGACACTATGTGGGGCAGCACTGAGAAAATGGCAATGGAGATTGTTGAAGGTGCAAGGTCAGCCGGTGTTGAAGTGCGCCTGAGGCACCTGAGAAAGAATGACTGGAGTCAGACCATGAAAGAACTCATGGACGCACCGGTGGTTGCCATAGGATCCCCAACAATGAATAATGGAATGTTCTTTACTACTGCAGGATTTTTGACATACCTTTCAGGATTGCATCCAAAAGGTAAGAAATACTTCCTGTTCGGTTCCTATGGATGGGGAGGCGGAGCGGTCAAAGGCATGGAAAAGATGATGGAAAGTGCAAAGTTCGAGCTTGCCATGGAAAGTATGCAGATCAAATTCAGACCTTATGAAGAAGATAAGAAAGCTTGCAGAGAAATCGGATATAAGCTTGCTGAAATTGCGAAGGGGAATGCAAACTCTTAAATTAATGTAGATGAATGTTTATTCCAACATATGAGAGTGTTACTATGAAATTCGAAAATGATCTAGAAGCAGAATTTTATGAGAAGTCCAGGAAAAACGCAGAACAGACCGGATACAAACTCAACACTGACTGGGATGTTATCACAACTGCTGTAAAGGGAATCTGCAACAACAAGAAAGAACATGGTGAATTTTACTGTTTCTGTCAGAAGAGAAGCGGAGACAAGGAACAGGATAAGAAGATCATCTGCCCATGTGCCGCAAGAACAAGGGATGTTGAAACCCGTGGTTCATGCAGGTGCGGACTTTACATTAAGTAAAGATCAAACAAATATCTATTTTTCTTAACTGGAGCAACTTGTGCTCCAGAAAATTATTTTCTGCTCTTCTTTTTTGTCATTATTCCTGAGAGTAGTTGTGACTATTTTGAAGTGGACAACAAATACTTAAATTATTGAAGGAGATAATTATTCAGGCAATTCTCTAATGGATTGGCAAAAATACACGGAGGGGTTGTTATCGGTCATGATACGAATTTTGGAAAAGCTGCTTACAGCAGTTATGACAGAAAAGAAGACAAACTGGGAGAGGCAAAAGACACAGAGAGAATCGAACTTGAATGCACTCTCAAACAAAAAGACATTCTGGAAGTAATGGAGCTTCGTGTGAAAGCCCTTGAAATGCTTCTTGATACTTCAGGAATAATAGCATTCATACGCAAGGAAAATGGAAACATGGAGTTTGTATCTTCTGGAATAGAGAACTTTGGATACAAAACCGAGGATTTCACTTCAGGAAAAGTGAACTTCAAAGACCTTGTTCATCCTGATGATCTGGACAGAGTAGTTCTGGAACTAAAAGAAAATGCACTTGAAGGCGCCGGTGGACTTGCACAGAGATACAGGGCCAGGACTAAAAAGGAACATGTAAGAACCGTTGAGGAAAAGACCACCTTCATACGTGATGAGAATGGGCATGTCGCCTACATCATAGGCATACTAACGGACATTACTGACAATTAAGTTTAGAAAAATCTCAAGATCTGGCGGTGACACCATATCCCATGTTTACACCATCAGTGAAACTTTTTATGACATACTCTTCAAGGACGGAAAAACAATAGCTTCCTGTCCCGGCGGAGCAATGCTGAACAGCTCAGTCTCTCTAGGGAGAATCGGGATTCCCGTTTCATTAATCAGCGAGTTCGGAAAGGACGATGTGGGCAGATTGATCAAAGGTTTCCTACAGGAAAATGAAGTATCAACCACACATCTTTTTCTATATGATGGAAAATCACCTCTTTCGCTTGCATTTCTTAATGAACGCAACGATGCTTCATATGAATTCTACGAAGATTTTCCAGAAAAGCGACTTGATATTGAGATGCCGGATTTTGAACCTGAGGACATTGTCATGTTCGGCTCAATTATGGCTTTAAAGCCTGAGATCAGACCAGGACTGAATAAAATCCTCACTTCTGCAAAGAACAAAGGTGCTGTATTATATTACGACCCGAACTTCAGAACTTCCCTGTCTTCTTCGCTTGAAGATATCAGGCCACTTATTTTCGAGAACATAAAGTTTGCAGATATCATCAGAGCCTCTGATGAGGATATGAAAATGATCGGCGGATGTGAAAGTCCTGATGATGCTTACGATCTTGTCTGCGAAAGAGGATGTGACATACTTATCTATACAGCAAATTCCCATGGTGTTCACCTGAGAACGCCTTCTTATTCTAAGCACTATGCGGTTCCAGAAATCAAGACTGTAAGCACAGTCGGTGCAGGAGATACTTTCAACGCAGGTATCGCATACATGCTGCATGAGATGAGAATCACAGACCTTTATACTATTTCAGAACCAGAGTGGGATGAGATAATAGAAACTGCAATTGGATTTGCAATACACGTGTGTATGAGCACTGACAATTATATTTCATCAGACTTTGCTGACAGACTAAAAAAGATATAGTACGAAACAGAATATAATTACGGATTTAAAATTTTGACGAAAAATGGGACCAAAGGGGAGAAGCTAAGTGGAACAGGAGAATGGAAATCCCGATGAACTATTCACTGAAATGAAAAGTTCCAGAACCGGACTTTCCGAGCAGGAAGCACAGGAAAGGTTAGCAAGTTACGGAAAGAACGAGCTTACTGAAAAAAAGAAAACAACTGCACTTAAAGTATTTTTAGGGCAGTTCGTGAACCTGATAGTCTGGGTGCTTGCCGCTGCTGCTGTTATTTCCCTTGCAATTGGTGAGACCATTGACTTTATGGTAATTATGTTTACAATTGCCGTTGTCATAATACTTGGATTCATCCAGGAGTACAGGGCTGAAAAAGCCATGGAAGCTCTGAAAAGCATAGTACAACCTGAAACCACTGTGCTAAGGGACAAGCATCTTCGAAAGATACTCACAGCTAATGTTGTTCCCGGAGATATTCTTGTTCTTGAAACCGGTGACAAAGTTCCTGCAGATGCTTTTGTCTTTGAAGCAGTTGCCCTGAAAATCGATGAGTCTTCCCTGACAGGAGAAAGCGTTCCCGTTGCTAAAACAGAGA
The sequence above is a segment of the uncultured Methanolobus sp. genome. Coding sequences within it:
- a CDS encoding multiheme c-type cytochrome, which gives rise to MRGTVVKAGIILVALLVLICTGSIVTATPATQAGEYNSDDFAYESKCRQCHAIIYADWEGTMHFNAYLDPFYLEEVKIASEDTDGALDEFCSRCHTPIGVVSGEIPPIDGSEMSDIAKLGVQCDFCHVVSGSYGTGNAPFTVTPGDTKWGPFDDARGNYHESEYLELFTQSEYCGMCHQVINPVNGLVIDDTYSTWKDSQYAEEDVVCQDCHMTEGITRFEANPGRAASSSPKRDHISSHDIVGANTLIPPMFGAEEVSELAVERLQKAATMELSSPETASSGDEVLIDVSITNSGAGHKIPTGVSEIREMWVEVTVTDASGDTIYNAGSLDADGNIIDAKMLYNNVLADSEGEETKSFWLAESVLEDNRIGPKETVTEQHSFVIPENAAYPLTVSSTLKYRSAPQNIIDKLLGEEIEVPVVDMNVISAIIYDPSTPADERTQPESDSKSTPGFGAFTAALLLGITMYILKRK
- a CDS encoding flavodoxin family protein, which translates into the protein MSEDRSIRLLGISGSPRKKSTDYIVNEALRFAQEKYGAEIEYFSASGKEMKFCIHCDYCVRKKEGCIHKDDLVELYDKMLWADAWIIGTPVYQGTLSAQTKTIMDRCRAVVARNPKSFMNKVGAAAAVGGDRMGGQEPAIQNILNFYIISEMIPVAGGSFGSNLGGTFWSQDRGAEGAAEDSEGIRSLHRTMNKLMKTAIATKDLRKEE
- a CDS encoding carboxymuconolactone decarboxylase family protein; this translates as MCGERGKGCGHREMIDDMSEKLGFTPQILETLGELEPEFLHKYGMCNNKILKDGALSAKTKILIALAVVASKQCETCVMSQMKSALKNGATKEEIMEVMDVIFITSGAPAVAACRDALKHLK
- a CDS encoding DUF2180 family protein translates to MKCFECAKNGKDSDTVAVCIICGRGVCKDHLVREETPVWEGEYSIKLKCGMGISCDYKDVQHWKKVLCMSCHEALKENY
- the fpoF gene encoding F420H2 dehydrogenase subunit FpoF codes for the protein MAHPKILEVIEHDVCTSCGACVSACPAGAIVMNKHAEVRDPDNLDLYVKGAAPNVCEGCLTCARLCPVIDGYVEDEFANVKEFFGAKSTIKGQDGGVTSILAKALLETGTVDCIVGIARDGEWGTELIVMTKPEDVDRTTGTKYTYDSVLSALREPFEKYDKIGVIGVPCQAHGARLLFENNNDKIVVILGLLCMESFYHDVMTEKIVPEVMGLDLNDVVKMDFGKGKFWNYTKDGEEHSVKIAEVAHYARNPCHNCCDYTSVSADISLGSVGTPDGWNCVLIRTDVGKKIFELVKDKVEIMEDPKPGMDLIAKLAKMKHDNNSGHYLEVCEKFSFDECGIH
- a CDS encoding 4Fe-4S binding protein, yielding MPPEVDLAKCEGIGACAQACPTDVIEVQDDANGNPKSVIARPDDCVECGNCVDACPQEAITLE
- a CDS encoding DUF2180 family protein, with translation MMKCYDCMEDGKDTEATCICIACGKGLCSDHCKELELPVSVGQPPHVERLPKGLPRILCKYCFDQTIEDGFD
- the mer gene encoding 5,10-methylenetetrahydromethanopterin reductase, translating into MTFGIEFVPSDPVLKIAHYAKLAEQQGFDNVWITDHYNNRDVYSTLTVLAMNTNSIKLGTGVTNPYTRNAAITASSIASLNEISGGRAILGLGPGDKATFDAMGISWDKPLTTTKESIQAIRGFIAGQKVTMDGEAVKFGGAKMAFKAGNVPIYMGAQGPKMLELAGEISDGVLINASHPKDFEVAVQQIASGAKKAGRDPKEVDVAAYACFSIDKDAAKAAKAAQIVVAFIVAGSPDMVLERHGIDPAAKGDIGGAIAKGDFGALMGGMVTNEMMDAFSICGTPEDCKARINDLLDIGVTQIVAGSPIGPDKEKAIKLIGKEIIG